The Rattus rattus isolate New Zealand chromosome 1, Rrattus_CSIRO_v1, whole genome shotgun sequence genome includes a region encoding these proteins:
- the LOC116890280 gene encoding class A basic helix-loop-helix protein 9-like: MPIAPSPAQSCWGGDPIVRRERPGGHGRGGGGHARFAPLRGCPCSSGGPDCIQGGAARDPQSLARPRCLPRNAPCQTLQRPLRAGPAPLSSVPRQRRSLRGCGDLGGGRAVVRAPSPGRRSPGWLQSLGKMVPSPPPGTVNQRPPLARAPAGPRVLPSSGRRPHLPAATCAGTGPPGKLLRPRGRGGGATWGRGGRSPPPSPLTFHGG, translated from the coding sequence ATGCCCATCGCCCCATCCCCCGCTCAGTCCTGCTGGGGAGGGGACCCCATTGTACGCCGCGAGCGACCGGGCGGGCATGGACGCGGCGGTGGGGGACACGCGCGCTTCGCTCCACTCCGCGGGTGCCCCTGCTCTTCGGGTGGCCCAGACTGCATCCAAGGGGGCGCGGCCAGGGATCCCCAATCTTTGGCGCGGCCGCGGTGCCTCCCTCGGAACGCTCCCTGCCAAACTTTGCAGCGCCCACTGCGCGCCGGGCCCGCGCCCCTGAGCTCGGTGCCGAGGCAGCGCCGGTCTCTGCGGGGATGCGGGGACCTCGGTGGCGGGCGCGCAGTGGTAAGAGCCCCCAGCCCTGGGCGGCGCTCGCCGGGCTGGCTACAAAGCCTCGGCAAGATGGTCCCTTCGCCTCCTCCTGGCACAGTCAATCAGCGCCCGCCGCTCGCCCGGGCGCCCGCGGGGCCCCGCGTCCTCCCCAGCAGTGGCCGCCGGCCACACCTCCCCGCGGCCACCTGCGCCGGCACCGGCCCCCCAGGCAAACTTTTGCGACCGCGGGGCCGAGGAGGGGGGGCGACCTGGGGCCGCGGCGGCcgctccccgcccccatccccgCTCACCTTCCACGGCGGctag